Proteins encoded in a region of the uncultured Paludibaculum sp. genome:
- a CDS encoding tetratricopeptide repeat protein yields MRTGFVCLAAHWCLLAMGCPVEGQSEAPDKATVQRWEQAMHAAQELREGGAYEAAYRGFEEAGAISRTMPGPPILQARTYESLGSVASALGRPLEAEGHYLAAIRIWETLGEPATVALLQSKADLVSLYVETGQTGRADRLAKRLAADAEGKLGSDSTAEGRVLIAISAAAYLNQDMDRAESLCRKAVRIKDKNADMSPEERSQAHNQLGLILWKRDHRGAALQEARKATEVLEKQERTQSLEYAAALANLAMMMASEHHDPRALGLLDRAIGVVRSSVGTGHVFLAELLTNYAELLKNAKRGDESKAARREAQTIYQRTLVQQPGRYSVDVADLTRGAVRR; encoded by the coding sequence ATGAGAACAGGATTCGTGTGTCTAGCCGCGCATTGGTGCCTGCTGGCCATGGGTTGCCCAGTCGAAGGGCAATCGGAGGCGCCGGACAAGGCAACCGTTCAACGCTGGGAGCAGGCCATGCACGCGGCGCAGGAGTTGCGCGAAGGCGGCGCCTATGAGGCAGCGTACCGCGGGTTCGAGGAGGCCGGAGCGATCAGCCGCACCATGCCCGGTCCTCCGATACTGCAGGCCCGCACCTATGAGTCGCTGGGGAGTGTCGCCTCGGCGTTGGGCCGCCCCTTGGAAGCGGAAGGCCACTATCTGGCCGCCATCCGGATCTGGGAGACCCTCGGTGAGCCGGCCACCGTCGCCCTGCTGCAGTCCAAAGCGGATCTCGTCAGTTTGTATGTCGAGACGGGCCAAACGGGCCGGGCGGATCGGCTGGCCAAAAGGCTCGCCGCGGATGCAGAGGGGAAACTGGGGTCCGACAGCACGGCGGAAGGCCGCGTTCTCATAGCGATTTCCGCCGCGGCCTATCTCAATCAAGACATGGACCGCGCCGAGTCACTGTGCCGGAAGGCTGTCAGGATCAAGGACAAGAACGCGGACATGTCGCCCGAGGAGAGGTCGCAGGCCCACAATCAACTGGGCCTGATCTTGTGGAAACGGGACCACCGCGGCGCGGCTCTCCAGGAGGCGCGCAAGGCCACGGAAGTTCTGGAGAAGCAGGAGCGCACGCAGTCTCTCGAATATGCCGCCGCCTTGGCGAACCTCGCTATGATGATGGCCTCCGAGCACCACGACCCGCGCGCGCTGGGCCTGCTCGATCGCGCCATTGGGGTCGTGCGCTCCAGCGTGGGTACCGGGCACGTCTTCCTGGCGGAGTTGTTGACGAACTACGCCGAGCTATTGAAGAACGCAAAGCGCGGCGATGAATCGAAGGCAGCCCGCCGCGAGGCCCAGACGATCTACCAACGCACCCTCGTTCAGCAACCCGGCCGCTACAGCGTGGACGTGGCGGACCTGACGCGGGGAGCCGTCAGGCGCTGA
- a CDS encoding crosslink repair DNA glycosylase YcaQ family protein: MIPRLELSRSQILCFRRTVCLLDKRLPAGADSLRRAAWAGLQDSVPRAALLSIHARVAETTSISWEHPSLVQLWGPRFNDYVVAAVDLAVFSLGRLPADAVRRARALDTAERLHAFLNGQRMPFGQAGRAMGVQPNSLRYAAATGRVLLRWEGARQPVVWTGPTPDVDPEQARLELARRHLHVFGPSTAASFAKWGGIRPAEASTAFEALAAALTAVRTPAGDAWILAEDEAAFRARPGPVAPARLLPSGDAFYLSWGADREILVPESRRRAELWTSRVWPGALLVSGEIVGVWRRSGAEVSIDVWRRLSARERAAVESEALSLPLPGLDGSIAVRISGPGSARAGYHRPSA; the protein is encoded by the coding sequence GTGATTCCTCGACTTGAGCTCTCGCGATCGCAGATCCTCTGCTTCCGCAGGACGGTTTGTTTGCTGGACAAACGCCTGCCGGCCGGAGCGGACTCGCTGCGAAGGGCAGCGTGGGCCGGGTTGCAGGACTCCGTGCCGCGCGCCGCCTTGCTATCGATCCACGCGCGCGTTGCCGAGACCACATCGATCAGTTGGGAGCATCCATCCCTGGTCCAACTTTGGGGCCCGCGTTTCAATGACTACGTGGTGGCGGCGGTGGATCTCGCCGTGTTCTCGTTGGGGCGTCTGCCGGCCGATGCAGTCCGGCGCGCAAGAGCGCTCGACACGGCGGAGCGGCTCCACGCGTTCCTCAATGGCCAGCGGATGCCGTTCGGCCAAGCCGGGCGCGCGATGGGCGTGCAGCCGAACAGTCTTCGATATGCGGCCGCGACGGGCCGGGTTCTTCTGCGCTGGGAAGGTGCGCGCCAGCCTGTTGTCTGGACCGGACCTACACCCGACGTGGATCCGGAACAGGCACGTCTCGAACTCGCTCGCCGGCACCTCCACGTCTTTGGTCCATCGACAGCCGCGTCTTTCGCCAAATGGGGAGGGATTCGGCCCGCTGAGGCGAGCACCGCGTTCGAGGCACTGGCGGCGGCGCTGACCGCCGTGCGGACACCGGCTGGCGACGCATGGATCCTGGCCGAAGATGAGGCAGCGTTCCGAGCCCGGCCCGGACCGGTTGCGCCGGCACGGCTGCTGCCCAGCGGCGATGCGTTCTACCTCTCGTGGGGCGCCGATCGGGAGATCCTCGTACCTGAGTCCAGGCGGCGTGCGGAATTGTGGACGTCGCGCGTCTGGCCGGGCGCCCTGCTGGTGAGTGGAGAGATCGTGGGGGTGTGGCGTCGATCGGGCGCCGAGGTCTCGATCGACGTCTGGCGCCGGCTGTCTGCGAGGGAGCGGGCGGCGGTGGAGTCCGAGGCTCTATCGCTGCCGCTGCCGGGACTCGATGGCTCGATCGCCGTGCGCATAAGCGGGCCAGGCTCGGCGCGGGCCGGCTACCACCGGCCTTCTGCCTGA
- a CDS encoding serine hydrolase: MTPRNFVAAMVVCALAGLPLLPAATPMEARIARVENGLQKPNRLKGSPLERMSLSARMKHYKVPGVSVAVIHAGRVEWARGYGQRDAGSGAPVTAETLFQAASLSKGVAASVAMRLVEQGILSLDEDVNAKLRSWKVPDNEFTRTEKVTLRRLLSHNAGLTVHGFPGYAQGVAVPTLPQLLDGKAPANTAPVRVTKAPGSGYRYSGGGYEVMQLLLEDVTGQRFEHLARALILDPLGMKRSSYEQPLGEERARNAASAYRGDGRAIAGRWHTYPEKTAAGLWTTPSELARWVMEIQKPGRVLKAETVKTMLSKSAGNYGLGIGLNETDGRASFSHGGANEGYRCQYFAYRDSGDGAIVMTNGDEGGDLAMEVLRSIAVEYGWVDYLPKERSVVRVDAAVLASYVGDYAFPGGPVVRIRVKDGQLTSGIGDGDAILEAEAPDSFFDMDGHVPPTRFKKAADGTMELHAGGGVAKRTKP; the protein is encoded by the coding sequence ATGACTCCACGCAATTTCGTTGCGGCGATGGTGGTGTGTGCGCTCGCCGGACTGCCGCTTCTTCCCGCCGCCACGCCGATGGAAGCGCGCATCGCGCGGGTGGAAAACGGGCTGCAGAAGCCGAACCGGCTGAAGGGCAGCCCGCTCGAGCGAATGAGCCTTTCGGCGCGCATGAAGCATTACAAGGTGCCCGGCGTCAGCGTGGCGGTGATTCATGCTGGCCGGGTGGAGTGGGCGCGCGGGTATGGGCAGCGTGATGCCGGCAGCGGCGCCCCCGTGACGGCCGAGACGCTGTTCCAGGCAGCCTCGCTCAGTAAGGGCGTCGCGGCTTCGGTGGCGATGCGGCTGGTCGAGCAGGGCATACTCAGCCTGGACGAAGATGTCAACGCAAAGCTGCGGAGCTGGAAGGTTCCGGACAACGAGTTTACCCGGACGGAGAAAGTCACGCTGCGGCGACTGCTGAGCCACAACGCCGGACTCACGGTGCACGGCTTCCCCGGCTACGCGCAGGGCGTGGCGGTGCCGACGCTGCCGCAATTGCTCGATGGCAAGGCTCCGGCCAATACCGCGCCGGTGCGCGTCACCAAGGCTCCGGGCAGTGGCTACCGCTACTCTGGCGGCGGGTACGAGGTGATGCAACTGCTTCTGGAAGACGTCACGGGTCAGCGGTTTGAGCATCTCGCCCGGGCGCTGATTCTCGATCCGCTGGGGATGAAACGGAGCTCCTACGAGCAGCCGCTGGGCGAGGAGCGTGCGCGGAATGCGGCGAGCGCGTATCGCGGCGATGGCCGGGCAATCGCGGGGCGGTGGCACACGTATCCGGAGAAGACCGCCGCTGGGTTGTGGACGACGCCGAGCGAACTGGCCCGGTGGGTGATGGAGATCCAGAAGCCGGGCCGCGTGCTGAAGGCCGAAACGGTGAAGACGATGCTGAGCAAGAGCGCGGGGAACTACGGGCTGGGCATCGGGCTCAATGAAACAGACGGCCGCGCATCGTTTTCTCATGGCGGCGCGAATGAGGGCTACCGCTGCCAGTACTTCGCATATCGCGACTCGGGCGATGGCGCCATTGTGATGACCAACGGCGACGAGGGGGGCGACTTGGCCATGGAGGTTCTGCGCTCCATCGCCGTGGAGTATGGCTGGGTAGACTACCTGCCGAAGGAACGGAGCGTCGTGCGCGTGGATGCGGCGGTGCTCGCGTCGTACGTTGGCGACTACGCATTTCCGGGCGGGCCGGTGGTGCGGATTCGCGTGAAGGACGGACAGCTCACGTCAGGCATTGGCGACGGCGACGCAATCCTGGAGGCTGAGGCTCCGGACTCGTTCTTCGATATGGATGGTCACGTGCCGCCAACCAGGTTCAAGAAGGCTGCCGACGGAACGATGGAACTGCACGCCGGGGGTGGAGTGGCGAAGCGGACGAAGCCGTAG